Proteins encoded within one genomic window of Methyloceanibacter stevinii:
- the treZ gene encoding malto-oligosyltrehalose trehalohydrolase — protein sequence MSARFAHTLPWGTEITDDGARFRLWAPAQDTVSLVAETGATVPMTKSAEGWFEAHTDAIPIGGGYHFALQDGMCVPDAAARAQMSDVHGFSRLVDPKAYEWQTPDWQGRPWQEAVIYELHTGTFSQEGTFDGIARDLDRLVDTGVTAIELLPVAQFGGNRGWGYDGVLLYTPHAAYGGPEGLKRLVDACHERGLMVLMDVVYNHFGPDGNYLSHYAPNFFDPQRNTPWGAAIAFDRPQVREFFVHNALYWLQEFRCDGLRFDAVDHIKDTAEEEVLAEIAREIRTRIPDRHIHLSIEDDENSIRLFQFDETGAPRLYDAEWNDDWHHAVHVILTGEKTGYYKDHIDDPVGRSRGRWPKATTTRARIRHSAGKMRGEPSAHLPPTVFINYVQNHDQTGNRAHGDRLVSLAPAEAVDAALTLLLLAPHIPMLFMGDEYGETKPFLFFTDFQGDLAKAVVKGRRADFGSHESYANAAAGKEIPNPNALETFERSVLAPADTPRLDLVKRLLAARKAHVIPHMTSIGGHAGTVAARQGPAFTVSWDLDDGGTLALTANLSDAPVTLPSTPVANRFSRPLLA from the coding sequence ATGAGCGCGCGCTTCGCCCATACGCTCCCCTGGGGCACGGAGATCACGGACGACGGCGCCCGCTTCCGGCTTTGGGCGCCCGCGCAAGACACCGTATCATTGGTTGCCGAGACAGGCGCCACCGTCCCGATGACAAAATCCGCCGAAGGCTGGTTCGAAGCGCACACCGATGCCATCCCGATTGGCGGCGGCTATCACTTCGCTCTCCAAGACGGGATGTGTGTCCCGGACGCGGCTGCCCGCGCCCAAATGTCCGACGTCCATGGGTTCAGCCGCCTCGTGGACCCGAAGGCCTACGAATGGCAGACGCCGGATTGGCAAGGCCGCCCCTGGCAGGAAGCCGTCATCTACGAACTCCACACGGGAACGTTCTCGCAGGAAGGCACGTTCGACGGCATCGCCCGCGATCTCGACAGGCTCGTGGACACGGGCGTGACGGCGATCGAGTTGCTGCCGGTGGCGCAGTTCGGCGGCAATCGCGGCTGGGGCTATGACGGCGTTCTGCTCTATACGCCCCATGCTGCTTATGGCGGCCCGGAGGGCCTCAAGCGGCTTGTGGACGCCTGTCACGAACGCGGCCTGATGGTGCTGATGGACGTGGTCTACAATCATTTCGGGCCGGACGGGAACTATCTCAGTCACTACGCGCCCAACTTTTTCGATCCCCAACGGAACACGCCCTGGGGTGCAGCCATCGCCTTCGATCGCCCGCAGGTGCGGGAGTTTTTCGTGCACAACGCGCTCTATTGGCTCCAAGAGTTCCGCTGCGACGGGCTGCGCTTCGACGCGGTCGATCACATCAAGGACACCGCCGAGGAAGAGGTTCTCGCCGAGATCGCGCGGGAAATCCGTACCCGGATTCCGGATCGGCATATTCACCTCTCCATCGAGGACGACGAGAATTCGATACGGCTGTTCCAGTTCGACGAAACGGGCGCGCCGCGTCTCTACGACGCCGAATGGAACGACGACTGGCATCACGCGGTCCACGTGATCCTGACCGGCGAGAAGACCGGCTATTACAAAGACCACATCGACGACCCTGTCGGGCGCTCGCGCGGACGATGGCCGAAGGCTACGACTACCAGGGCGAGGATTCGGCATTCCGCGGGCAAGATGCGCGGAGAGCCGTCGGCGCATCTGCCGCCCACGGTCTTCATCAATTATGTTCAGAACCACGACCAAACCGGCAATCGGGCGCATGGCGACCGGCTCGTATCGCTGGCACCGGCCGAGGCCGTGGATGCGGCCCTGACGCTGCTGCTGCTCGCGCCCCACATTCCTATGCTGTTCATGGGCGACGAATACGGCGAGACGAAACCGTTTCTGTTCTTCACGGATTTCCAGGGCGATCTGGCCAAGGCCGTCGTCAAGGGCCGGCGTGCCGACTTCGGCAGCCACGAATCTTATGCCAATGCCGCGGCCGGGAAAGAGATCCCGAACCCGAATGCGCTGGAGACGTTCGAGCGCAGTGTTCTTGCGCCGGCGGACACGCCGCGTTTGGACCTGGTCAAGCGACTACTTGCCGCCCGCAAGGCACACGTCATTCCGCATATGACATCCATCGGCGGACACGCCGGCACCGTCGCCGCGCGTCAGGGCCCCGCCTTCACGGTCAGTTGGGACCTGGACGACGGC